CACCTGCTTGCCGTCCCCGTAGATGGTAATGGGCCGATTGCGCACGGCCGAAATCACGAAGTGGGCCACCCACCCCTGGTCTTCCACGCCGAACTGCCGCGTGCCGTAGATGCAACTCATACGGAAAACGATGGTTGGAATCCCGTAGATGCGGTAGTAGTCGCGGACATACTGGTCGGCCGCGCCTTTGGAGCAGCCGTAGGGCGAGTGGAAATCCAGGGGCCGCGTCTCGTCTATGCCGTCTGGGAAATCCCGATACGCATAGCGGGTCGCCGATTCCACGATGACCACATCCTCCATGCCCCCGTACACCTTGTTCGTAGACGTGAACAGGACGACGGGATGATCGGCCACCGTGCGGGCGGCCTCCAGTACGTTGAACGTGCCCAGGGCGTTGACCTCAAAGTCCTCGCGTGGGTCCTGCACCGAGGTGGTAACCGCCACCTGCGCGGCGAAATGGTAGATGCGGTCCTTGCCCCGTGCCGCCTCGGCCACGGCCCGAAAATCCCGCACATCCCCCTCAATCAGGCGAAATGCCTTGCCGTGCACAGAGGCCAACCAAGCCGCGTTGAGTTTGGAACCGGCCCGCGAGAGATTGTCAAAAACCGTAACGTCATAGCCATCGGAGAGAAGCGAGTGGACCAGGTTGGAGCCGATGAAACCGGCGCCCCCTGTTACCAGTATCCTCGGTCCGGCCACAATGCCCTCCTCATATCCCTAGTCGGTGTGCCATTATAATCCCTTGCCAAATCTTGGACAAAACAGGCCGCCAGCCCCCACGCTATGGCCCCGCCGACTGCAGCGCCGCCTCAATGTCCTGCGCGCTGAGCCGGCCCTCGTTGCGGAATACCATCACCAGCGGGCGATCGTACACCGTCCACGACTCGTCGGCCCCCGGCAGTAGCAACGCGCGCCCGTCCTGCCAGGTACGCAGGACGGCTTCGGGCACGGGCAGCCCCGCCCGCGCGAAGGGGTTCTCCACAACGCGCACGCCCAGAACCCGCATGTCCGTGCCCTCCCAGTGAGCCAGGCGAAAACCCAACCGCTCCTGGAACAGGAGCGTATAGAAGCGCGACGTGATGGGATACAGTTCGCGCAGCAGGCCCACCGGCCCATACACCCGCTGCGACGCCACAACATAGTAGTCCGTGGCCGCAAGCGCCTTCGCCAAACCCTCCCATTTCTCCGGCGTGTCCGCATCGTACAGGCTCAACTCGGTCAGGCGGTAGTTGCCCCGGTCGCGCGGCTGGCCCTCCACCACAAGGGGCAGCGGCAGGGCCATGTCCCAGTACTCGGTGGCCACCGCAGCGCCTTTCGGGATGCGCTCGTACATCCACCGCGACATCCGCACCCACGGGTGCTCCTGGCCGAAGATGCCGTCCAGGCCGACCGCGTACAGGCACGTGGTGGCGACGAGAATCAAGACCCCCAGCGCGATTCCCACTCGCTGACCACACGCCCCGAAGCGCCGCCAGGCATCCGCCAACATCCCCGCCGCCAACACGCACAGCAGCGGCATCATCGGCAGAAGATAGCGCGGAAACTTGGCATGCCACCCGCCCACCACGACGAAGAACGCGAGCGCCCACGCCGCCAGCACCGCCCAACCGTCGGGACGGCGAACCCGAAGCACCGCCCGCGCGCCTCTCCAAATCAGGCCGCCCCACGCCAGAAGCCCTGCTCCGACGCCCCAGCCCCGCGTCAGATTCTGCCACAACGGGTAAAGGTACACGACCGTATAGTAGAATTGGAGTGTGTACGGGAAGCGGGGATCGCCCCGCGCCATCAGGGCTTGGTTGGCCGCCTCGCCCCAAAAGGCCCGTGCATCCACAATCGCGTAAGGGTCGGCGAGGGCGAAGACCGCCAAAGCCACGCCCGCAGCCGCCGCCATCGGCCCGACCGCCTGCACAAGGCCCTTGCGGCTCCACCGCCCGCCCCCCGCCACTCGCGCGGCAAGCGCCAGGAACGCCAACAAGATGACCGCGGCTCCGATGAGTTTCGTCGCGGCGGCCAACCCCGAGACCGCGCCCACTGCCAGCGCCCATCGCCGCCTGCCCGTCGCGGCCAACCGCAAGGCGAAATACGCCCCCAGCGCCGTCCAGAACGCAAGCACCGTGTCCACGGTATAGTAGTGCGCCAACTGAACGTGGATGGGCGACACGGCGAGCAAAAACGCTGCCAGCACGCCCCACCATGCCCCGGCCAGGGACGCCGCCAGCGCATAGACGAGCAGCACCGTCCCGCAGTCAAAGGCCACCGACAGCGCCCGCGCCAGAATGTGCAGAGGCAGCCGGCCGCCCGCCATCAATTGCAGGGCCTTGAGCAGGTACAGCGGGAACGAACCGTAGGCGTGGAACGCCGGATTCAGCGGGCTTTCGGGCGTCAGGAGAAGCGGCAGTTGCTCGGGCGTCGGGACCGACAGTCGATTGCTCACCACCATCAGGATCATGCGCTCGTCGGGGTGAATCCACTGTCCGCCATCCCAGTTCAGCCCGTAGAGGCGCAGCGCCAGGGCGACCGCCACGACGAGGACCAGGCCGACGCGCGGGCCGAGGACGTTACGCCGCACGCCCGTTCCTCCTGTGAAGAAATACAAACGTCAGCAGCCCGGCGAGGACCAGCCCCGACATGGCCACGAACATGTTGCCGTAGCCCAACGCATCGGCCACGGCCCCAAGCCCAAGCGAACCCAAACCAATGCCCGCGTCAAACACGGCGAACTCCAGGCTTACAACCGCCCCGCGCCCCTCCACAGGCACCGAATCCACGCAGAAGGCGTCCAGGGAAATCTTCGCCGCGCCGAACAGCAGCCCAATCACAGGTGCCAGCACGAGCAATGGGACCAGGCTGCTCACCCGCGACACCAGCACCAGCGCCACCGCGACGCCCAGCATCCCCGGCACGATAAGGCGCGCCCGGCCGTAGCGGTCCGACAGGCCGCCCACCGAGTAACTCGCCGCAACCTGCGCCAAGCCGTAGCCCAGGAAGAAGTAACTGCCCCCCGCGATGCCGCGCGATTCGGCGAAGAGGGGCAAGAAGGCCAGCAGCGCGCCCCAGGCCAGCGCCAGCGCCGCCACCGCCGCCAGCGCCGCCCACAGCCGCCGTATGCCCAGCACGGAGCGAAAGGAGACCGGCCTGACCCCCGACTGCCCGCTGTAGTTCCCGCGCGGCAGAACCAGGCTCACCGAAAGGGCCATTGCCGCCACCACACACGAAGCAACGAACAGCACCGCAAACCCGTAGTGCTCCTGCACGGCAGCGCCCACGCGCGGCATGATCATCAGCGACAGCGGCATGGTGATGGACGCCAGCCCGATCGCCTCGCCGCGCCTGGACGGCTGCGTGATGTCCGGGATCAACGCACCGTAGCCGGTGGTGAACAGACATATCCCCGCGCCCTGAATGAGCCGCCCAACCGCCAGCAGAGGAAGGGACCCGCCCGCAAGGTAGAACAGCGGGGCGATGCCCGTGGCCACAGCCCCTGCGACGAGGAGCACCTTGCGTCCGTAGCGGTCGGCCCAGGCCCCCGCCCAGGGCCGCAACAGCACCGCGGAAACCGCCATCAGGCCGATGATCAGCCCCACTTCCGTCGCGCTCGGGAACTTCAAGGATATGTACAGAGGCAACGTCCACATGAGCAGGTGGATGCTGGCGAAGAACACAAACTGGGCGAGCATAGCCAGGAAGAACATGCGGGAGTAGCGGTCTCGCGAGTTGACTTTGGCCACAGTGCGTTGCTCCGTCTTCGGATTCGTCTATGAGTTCGGCGAGGCTGCCGCCAATGCCGCTTCCAGGATGGAATCCCAGTTCGGCTCCTCGCCGGCCAGCGCCAGGTGCATCAGAAACTCCACGTTGCCCGCGGGGCCGGTGACGGGCGAGCGAATCAGCCCGCGCACCCGAAACCCGAGCGCGCGGGCGGTGTCCCGCACCCGTTCCAGCACCTCGCGGTGAACGGCGGGATCCTTGACAACGCCCCCCTTGCCCACCTTGTTCCTGCCCGCTTCAAACTGGGGCTTCACCAGCGCCACCACCTGGCCCGACTCGGGCTTGAGCACGCGCAGCGCGGCGGGCAGCACCAGGCCCAGAGAGATGAAAGACACGTCTATCGTAACGATGTCCACGGCTTCGGGCAACGCTTCCAGATAGCGCACGTTCACCCGATCCATGACGACCACGCGGGGGTCATCGCGCAGGGGCCAGGCCAGTTGCCCGTACCCCACGTCCAGAGCGTACACACGCCTGGCGCCGCGCTGGAGCAGGCAGTCGGTGAACCCGCCCGTGGACGCGCCAAAGTCGGCGGCCACCGCTCCCCCCACGGCGACGCCAAAGGCATCCAGCGCCGCCGCCAATTTCAGGCCGCCGCGACTGACGAAGGGCAGCCCCTCGCGCACGCGCACGTCGGCGTCGCGGGGCACGGCCATCCCCGGCTTGTCCGCGGTGCGCCCGTCCACCTCCACCTGCCCGGCCAGCGTCAGCCGCCGCGCCTTTTCCCGCGTCTCGGCCAGCCCCCGCTCTACCAGAAGCACGTCCAGGCGAACCTTGTCCTTGCTCACGGATGCAGGATACCCGCACCTGCGCGAAACGTCAAGAACGCGCCCGTCGTCGCGGGGCGGCAGGCCAGGCATCGGGGGAACAGCGGCCATGGAAAGCCGCCTACGAGACGGCACACCGTAGGGTAGCGAGGCGTAGGGCAGGTTCCCATACCTGCCCCGGCCCTCGGCGGCCATGGAAAGCCGCCCTACGAGACCGCACACCGTAGGGCAGGCGCCCATACCTGCCCGGCCCTCGGCGGCTATGGAAAGCCGCCCTACGTGTCTACATTCGTTCTCCATCGGTGTGGATTCGTGTTATTCGTGGATAGCGATCGTAGGGCGGGTTTCCCATACCTGCCGCTCGCAGCCTCCGCCCCAAGTTGACGCTCCAGCCAATCTCCGATATCATGTGTCGGCTACTCTACCCAACCGAGGAGAAACAGCGTGCTGCGCCTGCTCATCAAAAGCATGCGGCCCAAGCAGTGGACGAAAAACGTCTTCGTGTGGGCCGCCCTGGTCTTTGACCGCAAACTGTTCCAAACCGAGTACCTGCTCCTAACGCTGGCGGGGTTCATCATCTTCTGCCTACTGTCCAGCGCCGTCTACCTCATCAACGACCTGGTGGACATTGAGCGGGACCGGCTGCATCCGGTGAAGCGCAACCGCCCGCTGGCCTCTGGCCAGTTGCCCAAGAGCGCCGCCGTCATCGCTGCCGCCCTCATCGTGGCCATCTTCGTGCCGGCGGCTTTTGCCCTGAACGCCGCGTTCGGGGTCATCAGCCTGGCCTATCTCCTGCTCATGATCGCCTACTCGTTCTACCTCAAGAACCACGTCATTCTGGACGTGATGACCATCGCCGCGGGGTTCGTGCTGCGTGTAGCGGGGGGCGTCGTGCTGGTGAACGTGGAGCGCTTCTCGCCGTGGCTGTACATCTGCATGACGTTGCTCGCCCTGTTCCTGGGCTTCAGCAAGCGGCGGCATGAACTGGCGCTGCTGGCGGAAGATGCCAACAACCACCGCGCCATCCTGGACCAGTACAGCCTGCGGTTCCTGGACGAGATGATCAACGTCGTGGCGTCCAGCACGGTCATCGCCTACTCGCTGTACACGTTCTTCGCGCCCAACGTGCCCGCCAACCACACCATGATGCTCACCATCCCGTTTGTCCTCTACGGCATCTTTCGCTACCTGTACCTGATCCACATCAAGCAGCAGGGCGGCAGCCCCGAAGAACTGCTCCTGAAAGACAAGCCCTTCTTCCTCAACGTGCTCCTCTTTGGGATAGCCGTTATCATCATCATGTACTTCACCCACTAGCGCCAGCAGCACAAAGAGGGTGCACGGGACGTTCCTGTGCACCCTCTTTTGTTGTCTTGCGTCCGAGCGTGCCCCGTAAACGAGGCCGCGCCTGGGCTAACGCTTGGTGTACTGCGGCGCCTTGCGTGCGCGCTTGAGGCCGGGCTTCTTGCGCTCTTTGGCGCGCGGGTCGCGGGTAAGCAACCCCGCCTTGCGAAGTGGAAGGCGCATCTCCGGGTCCACCTTCAGCAGGGCGCGCGCGATGCCATGGCGCACCGCATCCAACTGGCCGGAAACGCCCCCGCCCTTCACCAGAACCGTGATGTCCCACTTGCCTTCGCTCTCCGTAACCCGCAGAGGCTCCAGCAACTGGATCATGTCGCCCTCGCGGGGGAAGTATTCCTCCACCGGGCGGTTGTTCACCACAATCTTGCCCGAACCGGCGAAGAGACGCACCCTTGCGCTGGCCTCTTTGCGCCGACCCACTGCCTCATAGTACTGAACTGACATGCGTCCTCCTAACCTACAAATCTAACGGTTTCGGCTGCTGCGCCGCGTGTGGATGATCGGGCGAAGCGTACACTTTCAGTTTCTTCAGCATCACTCGCCCCAACTTGTTCTTGGGCAGCATGTTGCGCACCGCCGCCCAGATGACACGGTCAGGATGAGTCTCCAACTGCCTGCGAAGCGTTACGCTCTTCAGCCCGCTGGGATAGCCCGAATAGCGGTAGTACATCTTCTGGTCCAACTTGCGGCCGGTAACGCGAATCTTGTCCGCATTGACCACGACCACAAAATCGCCGGTATCCAAATGCGGGGTGTAGTACGGCTTGTGCTTGCCCATCAGAATGCGGGCGATTTGGGAAGCCAGACGCCCCAGCGTCTTCCCTTCCGCGTCCACCACGTACCACTCTCGCTTGATTTCGCCTTCTTTGACTACGTATGTCTTCACCTGGATAACTCCTTACTCAGAGATGCTGCATGCCCCACGTCCGTAGAGCACTTCCATCAGACACAGCCCGGATGCCGGAGCCGGCGGCGCGACTCGGCTGCGATCCGGCTGGCGAAACAAGTCCGCCAGCGCCTCCAGCGTCATGCGCCCCGTGCCCACCCAGACCATGGTGCTCACCAGAGTCCGCACCATGCTTCGCAGGAACGCGTTGGCCTCCACATCCCACAGCAGGAAGTCCTCGCACCTGCTCCAGCGGGCCCGGCGGATGCACCGCACCGTAGAGTCGCCCCACGGCGCTTCCCCGAAGGCCCCGAAGTCCTTCTCGCCCACCACCAGCGCGCTGGCCTGCGCCAGGCTCTCCCAGTCGGGTTCTTCGGCCAACCGCCATGCGTACCGTTCCCGCAGCGGCGACCGCACCGGCGACACGAACAGCGTGTACCGGTAGCGCCGCGCCACAGCGCTGAAGCGGGCATGGAACCCCTCGGGCATCGCCGCCACCTCGCGCACGGCGATGTCGGCGGGCAGGTGCGCGTTCATGGCCCGGCCCAGTTCCTCGGGCGAGTGCTTCCATGTGGCCCGGAAACTGATGACCTGCCCCAGGGCATGCACGCCCGCGTCTGTGCGTCCTCCGCCCACGATACGGACAGGCCCGCCCAGCACCTTCGCCAGCGCCGCCTCCAGTTCGCCCTGGATGGTCGGGGCTTTCGGCTGTATTTGAAATCCAAAGTACTGTGTGCCGTCGTATTCCACAACGGCCTTGTAAATCTGACCTTCCGCCTCTACGGCGAGACCAGGCGATTGCGCCGTTTCTGCTGCCGCGCGATTCACCTCGTCCGTCAGTCCTACTCTTCCACCAACTCCAGGAGCACCATCGGTGCGCCGTCGCCCTGGCGCTGCCCCAACTTCAGCATGCGGGTGTACCCGCCCGCGCGATCCTGATACTTCGGCCCGATGGTCTCAAACAACTTCTGAACCACCTTGGGGTCGTTCAACTGCGCAGCCGCCAGCCTGCGCGCGTGCAAGTCCCCGCGCTTCGCCAGCGTAATCATGCGCTCGGCCTGGCCGCGAATGGCCCTGGCCTTCGCCTCGGTCGTTTGTATCTTGCCGTGATCCAGAAACTGTGTTACCAGCGTCCGGAACAGCGCCTTGCGCTGCCCGGTGGAACGTCCCAGTTTTCGGCCTGCTACCTTGTGTCGCATATCCAATCCCTCGTTGAATCAAGTCTCCGGTGCAGGGATGCCGCAGGAACCGCGCGAACGCTACTCCTGCAGGAACCCCTTGGCCCGCAACTTCTCCAGCAACTCGTCCAGCGACTTGCGGCCGAAATTGCGGATGCTCAGAATCTCGTCTTCGCCCTTCTCCAGGCGCGCGAGGACCTCGCCCACTTTCGTGATGCCCGCGCGCTTCAGGCAATTGTAGGCGCGGACGGTCAGTTCCAGGTCCTCAATGGGCGCAGAGCGAACCCAATCGGGAACGCTGATCTCGGTGGGCACCTCGGCCTCCATCACCTCCACATCGCTCACGCCGGCGATGAGGGCGAAATGCTTCACCAGAATCTGCGCGCTCTGACGTAGCGCCTCGCTCGGCCGGATGGTGCCGTCGGTCCACACTTCCATAATCAGGCGGTTGAAGTCGGTCATCTGGCCCACGCGCTCGCGCTCCACGCGGAAGTTCGCCTTGCGCACCGGGCTGAACACCGCATCCACCGGAATCTCGCCGATGGGCAATTCGCCGCGCTCCTCCGCCGGCGAGTAGCCGTATCCGGTCTGCACCACCATCTCAATGTCCAGGTCTGCCTCGGGCGAGTCGGCGGTCAGCAGGTGCTGATCGGGGTTGACGATCTCCACGTGCGCCGGGCACACCAGGTCGGCTCCTGTGATCACGCCCTCGCCTTTGACTTCCACATGCAGCCGCGCGGTCTCGCCCTGCGGCATGATGAACCGCAACTGCTTGGCGTTGAGGATCAGCGTGATCATGTCTTCTTTGCAGTGGGGGATGTCCGAGAACTCGTGGAACACCCCGCTCACCCGAATGGACGTTACCGCGGCGCCCGGCAGCGAGGACAGGAGCACTCGCCGCAGCGCGTTCCCCAACGTTACCCCGTAGCCGCCCGGCAAGGGGCCGATGCTGAACCGACCGTACTTCTGGGAGCCTGCCTGGGTTTCTATTTTCATTAGCACTTGATCAAACAACGAAACCACCTTCCTTGTTCGCTACAAAATGGCAGAGCAACACTAGCGGCTGTAATACTCCACGATGAGTTGCTCTTGCAGCGGAACATCAATCTGCTCACGGGTCGGCATGCTCAAAACCTGTCCGGATAGCCGATTATCGTCGCGGCTGAGCCAATCCACCACCTTGCGCTCGGCCAGGAGTTCCCTAACGGTAGAGAAGTAGCCGTTGTTATAACTGCTCTGGCGCACTGCCACCACGTCGCCCGGGCGCAAGATCATGGACGGGACATTGGTCTTGCGGCCGTTCACCTCAAAGTGCCCGTGCCGCACCAACTGCCGCGCCTGCGCCCGCGATTCGGCAAACCCCAGGCGGTACACCACGTTGTCCAGCCGCCGCTCCAGGATGCTCAACAGCGTAACGCCGGTCATGCCGGGCCGTTTCAGGGCTTCGCTATAGTA
Above is a genomic segment from Chloroflexota bacterium containing:
- a CDS encoding GDP-mannose 4,6-dehydratase, whose amino-acid sequence is MAGPRILVTGGAGFIGSNLVHSLLSDGYDVTVFDNLSRAGSKLNAAWLASVHGKAFRLIEGDVRDFRAVAEAARGKDRIYHFAAQVAVTTSVQDPREDFEVNALGTFNVLEAARTVADHPVVLFTSTNKVYGGMEDVVIVESATRYAYRDFPDGIDETRPLDFHSPYGCSKGAADQYVRDYYRIYGIPTIVFRMSCIYGTRQFGVEDQGWVAHFVISAVRNRPITIYGDGKQVRDILFADDLVRALRMAPEHLDRTAGQVFNIGGGAANTISIWAEFKEILARLAGKPVEAAGWGPWRPGDQLVYVSNCAKAKQAFGWEPRVSKEEGIARLWHWVRDNPGLFDSM
- a CDS encoding glycosyltransferase family 39 protein, coding for MRRNVLGPRVGLVLVVAVALALRLYGLNWDGGQWIHPDERMILMVVSNRLSVPTPEQLPLLLTPESPLNPAFHAYGSFPLYLLKALQLMAGGRLPLHILARALSVAFDCGTVLLVYALAASLAGAWWGVLAAFLLAVSPIHVQLAHYYTVDTVLAFWTALGAYFALRLAATGRRRWALAVGAVSGLAAATKLIGAAVILLAFLALAARVAGGGRWSRKGLVQAVGPMAAAAGVALAVFALADPYAIVDARAFWGEAANQALMARGDPRFPYTLQFYYTVVYLYPLWQNLTRGWGVGAGLLAWGGLIWRGARAVLRVRRPDGWAVLAAWALAFFVVVGGWHAKFPRYLLPMMPLLCVLAAGMLADAWRRFGACGQRVGIALGVLILVATTCLYAVGLDGIFGQEHPWVRMSRWMYERIPKGAAVATEYWDMALPLPLVVEGQPRDRGNYRLTELSLYDADTPEKWEGLAKALAATDYYVVASQRVYGPVGLLRELYPITSRFYTLLFQERLGFRLAHWEGTDMRVLGVRVVENPFARAGLPVPEAVLRTWQDGRALLLPGADESWTVYDRPLVMVFRNEGRLSAQDIEAALQSAGP
- a CDS encoding MFS transporter; the protein is MAKVNSRDRYSRMFFLAMLAQFVFFASIHLLMWTLPLYISLKFPSATEVGLIIGLMAVSAVLLRPWAGAWADRYGRKVLLVAGAVATGIAPLFYLAGGSLPLLAVGRLIQGAGICLFTTGYGALIPDITQPSRRGEAIGLASITMPLSLMIMPRVGAAVQEHYGFAVLFVASCVVAAMALSVSLVLPRGNYSGQSGVRPVSFRSVLGIRRLWAALAAVAALALAWGALLAFLPLFAESRGIAGGSYFFLGYGLAQVAASYSVGGLSDRYGRARLIVPGMLGVAVALVLVSRVSSLVPLLVLAPVIGLLFGAAKISLDAFCVDSVPVEGRGAVVSLEFAVFDAGIGLGSLGLGAVADALGYGNMFVAMSGLVLAGLLTFVFLHRRNGRAA
- a CDS encoding TlyA family RNA methyltransferase, which translates into the protein MPGLPPRDDGRVLDVSRRCGYPASVSKDKVRLDVLLVERGLAETREKARRLTLAGQVEVDGRTADKPGMAVPRDADVRVREGLPFVSRGGLKLAAALDAFGVAVGGAVAADFGASTGGFTDCLLQRGARRVYALDVGYGQLAWPLRDDPRVVVMDRVNVRYLEALPEAVDIVTIDVSFISLGLVLPAALRVLKPESGQVVALVKPQFEAGRNKVGKGGVVKDPAVHREVLERVRDTARALGFRVRGLIRSPVTGPAGNVEFLMHLALAGEEPNWDSILEAALAAASPNS
- a CDS encoding decaprenyl-phosphate phosphoribosyltransferase, whose protein sequence is MLRLLIKSMRPKQWTKNVFVWAALVFDRKLFQTEYLLLTLAGFIIFCLLSSAVYLINDLVDIERDRLHPVKRNRPLASGQLPKSAAVIAAALIVAIFVPAAFALNAAFGVISLAYLLLMIAYSFYLKNHVILDVMTIAAGFVLRVAGGVVLVNVERFSPWLYICMTLLALFLGFSKRRHELALLAEDANNHRAILDQYSLRFLDEMINVVASSTVIAYSLYTFFAPNVPANHTMMLTIPFVLYGIFRYLYLIHIKQQGGSPEELLLKDKPFFLNVLLFGIAVIIIMYFTH
- the rpsI gene encoding 30S ribosomal protein S9 → MSVQYYEAVGRRKEASARVRLFAGSGKIVVNNRPVEEYFPREGDMIQLLEPLRVTESEGKWDITVLVKGGGVSGQLDAVRHGIARALLKVDPEMRLPLRKAGLLTRDPRAKERKKPGLKRARKAPQYTKR
- the rplM gene encoding 50S ribosomal protein L13; this encodes MKTYVVKEGEIKREWYVVDAEGKTLGRLASQIARILMGKHKPYYTPHLDTGDFVVVVNADKIRVTGRKLDQKMYYRYSGYPSGLKSVTLRRQLETHPDRVIWAAVRNMLPKNKLGRVMLKKLKVYASPDHPHAAQQPKPLDL
- the truA gene encoding tRNA pseudouridine(38-40) synthase TruA, which translates into the protein MNRAAAETAQSPGLAVEAEGQIYKAVVEYDGTQYFGFQIQPKAPTIQGELEAALAKVLGGPVRIVGGGRTDAGVHALGQVISFRATWKHSPEELGRAMNAHLPADIAVREVAAMPEGFHARFSAVARRYRYTLFVSPVRSPLRERYAWRLAEEPDWESLAQASALVVGEKDFGAFGEAPWGDSTVRCIRRARWSRCEDFLLWDVEANAFLRSMVRTLVSTMVWVGTGRMTLEALADLFRQPDRSRVAPPAPASGLCLMEVLYGRGACSISE
- the rplQ gene encoding 50S ribosomal protein L17, translating into MRHKVAGRKLGRSTGQRKALFRTLVTQFLDHGKIQTTEAKARAIRGQAERMITLAKRGDLHARRLAAAQLNDPKVVQKLFETIGPKYQDRAGGYTRMLKLGQRQGDGAPMVLLELVEE
- a CDS encoding DNA-directed RNA polymerase subunit alpha translates to MKIETQAGSQKYGRFSIGPLPGGYGVTLGNALRRVLLSSLPGAAVTSIRVSGVFHEFSDIPHCKEDMITLILNAKQLRFIMPQGETARLHVEVKGEGVITGADLVCPAHVEIVNPDQHLLTADSPEADLDIEMVVQTGYGYSPAEERGELPIGEIPVDAVFSPVRKANFRVERERVGQMTDFNRLIMEVWTDGTIRPSEALRQSAQILVKHFALIAGVSDVEVMEAEVPTEISVPDWVRSAPIEDLELTVRAYNCLKRAGITKVGEVLARLEKGEDEILSIRNFGRKSLDELLEKLRAKGFLQE
- the rpsD gene encoding 30S ribosomal protein S4 → MARYIGPVCKLCRREEEKLYLKGERCFGDKCALERRSYAPGMHGRKGQFRRKVSDYGLRLREKQKARRIYGVLEKQFRRYYSEALKRPGMTGVTLLSILERRLDNVVYRLGFAESRAQARQLVRHGHFEVNGRKTNVPSMILRPGDVVAVRQSSYNNGYFSTVRELLAERKVVDWLSRDDNRLSGQVLSMPTREQIDVPLQEQLIVEYYSR